A genome region from Tepidisphaeraceae bacterium includes the following:
- the msrP gene encoding protein-methionine-sulfoxide reductase catalytic subunit MsrP: MQTPDRIPSSEVTPEATYKSRRAFMQAGVAVATLAATGLIYRQLNRAGSSVAVPETPRLAGLTTAPATQPSAASGFFVDEPLTPLVSVTNYNNFYEFTTDKEGVAPLAAGFVSRPWTVMVDGNVARPTQFDLDDLLTVAAPEERVYRMRCVEGWSMVIPWAGYSLSKLLDKVEPRSNAKYVAFQTLFDPQRFPGQRRAVLDWPYVEGLRMDEAMHPLTLLASGLYGREMPAQNGAPLRLVVPWKYGFKGIKSIVRITLTEAEPPTTWNKSAPNEYGFYANVNPEVAHPRWSQATEQRIGLPGRRPTLMFNGYGEQVASLYSGMDLRQQY, encoded by the coding sequence ATGCAGACACCCGATCGCATACCGTCGAGCGAGGTGACGCCCGAGGCGACCTACAAGAGCCGGCGCGCCTTCATGCAGGCCGGCGTCGCCGTCGCGACGCTCGCGGCGACGGGGTTGATCTACCGCCAGTTGAACCGCGCCGGCTCCAGTGTCGCCGTGCCCGAGACGCCCAGGCTTGCCGGCCTGACCACCGCGCCCGCCACCCAGCCCAGCGCCGCGAGCGGGTTCTTCGTTGATGAACCGCTGACGCCGCTGGTGAGCGTGACGAACTACAACAACTTCTACGAGTTCACGACCGACAAGGAAGGCGTCGCCCCACTGGCGGCCGGTTTCGTATCGCGGCCGTGGACCGTGATGGTGGATGGCAACGTCGCCAGGCCCACGCAGTTCGACCTTGACGATCTGCTGACCGTCGCGGCACCGGAAGAGCGCGTCTACCGCATGCGCTGCGTCGAGGGATGGTCGATGGTCATCCCCTGGGCGGGATACTCGTTGTCGAAGTTGCTGGATAAGGTCGAGCCGCGCAGCAACGCGAAGTACGTGGCGTTTCAAACGCTGTTCGATCCACAGCGATTCCCCGGTCAACGCCGCGCCGTGCTGGATTGGCCGTACGTGGAAGGCCTGCGCATGGACGAGGCGATGCACCCCCTGACGTTGCTCGCCAGTGGTCTGTATGGCCGCGAGATGCCGGCGCAGAACGGCGCGCCGCTGCGGTTGGTGGTGCCGTGGAAGTACGGGTTCAAGGGGATCAAGTCGATCGTGCGCATCACGTTGACCGAGGCCGAGCCGCCGACCACGTGGAACAAGTCGGCTCCGAACGAGTACGGCTTCTACGCCAATGTGAACCCCGAGGTCGCCCACCCGCGCTGGAGCCAAGCCACCGAACAGCGCATCGGCCTGCCCGGCCGCCGACCGACGCTGATGTTCAACGGGTACGGTGAGCAGGTGGCAAGCCTGTACAGTGGCATGGACCTGCGACAGCAGTACTAA
- a CDS encoding chemotaxis protein CheB, which yields MPARKSNQQNQHEQGDGSHGGPPPGGSSERDQLDRAAQPVDDEAPPRLPFPVIGIGASAGGLEAFLEFFKVLRADTGMAFVLVQHLPPDRESMVADILSKRTAMPVLQVEDGMPVQPNHVYVIRPGRTMTIQDGLLRLGEPLEKAGHRRPVDDFFRSLAEEQRERAIGVILSGMGSNGSAGAQVIKAVGGVCIAQDPDSAKFPSMPRSLIDAQLADFILRPDQIPEVLQQYAAHPYAQGRSATELSIKQDRNAITEILTLLRTRSRRNFEGYKQPTVLRRIQRRMGLHQLTELNGYAKLLRQNPSEATALADDLVIHVTGFFRDREAWESLRTRVIEPLVAEREEHSSIRVWVTACSSGEEAYTLGMLLLEAAEAKQKTFDIKIFATDLADRMLAQARMGVYPQGIEGEITSERLERFFEKVDAVYRVRKELRELIVFSAQNILQDPPFSRLDICTCRNLLIYLEPAVQRRVMSLLHFGLREGGTLFLGNSETVNGADDLFDPVDKKWRIFRRIGITRPGEFAFPPVTTGRRQLAANEVEHGGTGGSVRSVPRASLAHVAQRTLLERFTPAAVVVDSQHRVAYFHGDTSPYLSQPAGEPTREVLQMAREGVRGALRIALHKSMAEQTSSEVRDGYIETTSGRVRVAVTVAPLDDNSLPGFFLVSFAQWVAPQALVGANGNGNGSGADGNGDGERQLMLELHRVRDELQSTVEELQTSNEELKASNEEVTSVNEELQSTNEELETSKEELQSMNEELTTVNAQLQAKMEELEATTNDLSSLLSSTDIAVVFLDTRFRIRRFTPIVRDLFELIPSDMGRPLSDLSPKFSDPDLLRDAEAVLARLVPIEREVQSTSGQWYMRRVLPYRTTDNRIEGVVVTFVDITRRREAEQRQREGEERYRLIVQSVKEYAIFLMDPDGRITMWSAGAEHVLGFTEAEAMGQAGAFIFTPEDRAAGAPKDELAGAALHGQSLDERWHLRKGGERFWGSGAVTALYNDRRELTGFVKVMRDNTDRKRAEQTLQQAHATAEAANEAKDQFLATASHELRTPLSAILLWTQMIKNGTITPESFQEGIAAIEHSALAQKQLIDDLLDTSRISSGKLRLNIRPTDLASVARLAVEAIRPSAAASGVTVNLSVPDDAGFVLADPDRLQQVIWNVLTNAVKFTPQGGRVDVRLHTGDRAHEIRVTDTGRGIEPEFLPKVFNRFQQADAVHTRSQGGLGLGLAITKQLVELHGGTIRAESAGLGKGATFIIELTLSQMPRDRAPKAPPKPAPKAKTKGKASDVVSKADKRQPLNGTKVLLVEDNPDSSAALITLLTAAGATVRATHSATAAMQALAEALPDVIVSDIAMPGVDGYAFMRQVRTDEAHQRRPQIPAIALSAFSREVDQVRAKDAGFQRHVSKPVDTNQLISTLVELVGVR from the coding sequence GTGCCCGCACGTAAAAGTAACCAACAGAATCAACATGAGCAGGGGGATGGCTCGCACGGTGGTCCGCCGCCCGGTGGTTCCTCGGAGCGCGATCAGCTTGATCGCGCGGCACAACCCGTCGACGACGAGGCGCCGCCGCGCTTGCCGTTCCCGGTGATTGGAATCGGCGCATCCGCCGGTGGGTTGGAAGCGTTCCTGGAGTTCTTCAAGGTCCTGCGGGCCGATACGGGCATGGCGTTCGTGCTCGTGCAGCACCTGCCCCCCGACCGCGAGAGCATGGTTGCCGACATCCTGTCCAAGCGTACCGCGATGCCGGTGCTGCAGGTGGAAGACGGCATGCCGGTGCAGCCCAACCACGTCTACGTCATTCGCCCCGGCCGGACGATGACGATCCAGGACGGCCTTCTGCGCCTGGGCGAACCGTTGGAGAAGGCCGGTCATCGACGGCCCGTGGACGACTTTTTCCGGTCGCTGGCCGAGGAACAGCGCGAGCGCGCGATCGGTGTGATCCTGTCTGGCATGGGCAGCAACGGGTCGGCCGGCGCGCAGGTGATCAAGGCGGTGGGGGGCGTCTGCATCGCGCAGGACCCCGACTCGGCCAAGTTCCCGTCCATGCCGCGCAGCCTGATCGACGCGCAGCTGGCTGACTTCATCCTGCGTCCCGATCAGATTCCCGAGGTGCTGCAGCAGTACGCCGCCCACCCCTACGCGCAGGGCCGCAGTGCGACCGAACTGTCGATCAAGCAGGATCGCAACGCGATCACCGAGATCCTGACGCTGCTGCGGACGCGCTCGCGGCGCAATTTCGAGGGATACAAGCAGCCGACGGTCCTTCGCCGCATTCAGCGACGCATGGGGCTGCACCAGTTAACCGAGCTCAACGGTTACGCGAAGCTGCTGCGGCAGAACCCGTCGGAGGCTACGGCGCTGGCGGACGATCTGGTCATCCACGTCACCGGCTTCTTCCGCGACCGCGAGGCGTGGGAATCGCTGCGCACGCGCGTCATCGAGCCCCTGGTGGCCGAGCGGGAAGAACACAGCTCGATCCGCGTCTGGGTGACCGCCTGTTCCAGTGGCGAGGAGGCCTACACGCTCGGCATGCTGCTGTTGGAGGCGGCCGAGGCCAAACAGAAGACGTTCGACATCAAGATTTTCGCGACCGACCTCGCCGATCGCATGTTGGCGCAGGCGCGGATGGGCGTCTACCCGCAGGGCATCGAAGGGGAGATAACGTCGGAACGGCTGGAGCGTTTCTTTGAAAAGGTGGACGCGGTCTACCGGGTGCGCAAGGAGCTGCGCGAGCTGATCGTCTTCTCGGCACAGAATATCCTGCAGGATCCCCCGTTCTCGCGGTTGGACATCTGCACCTGCCGCAACCTGCTGATCTACCTCGAGCCGGCGGTGCAGCGCCGCGTGATGTCGCTGTTGCACTTCGGTCTGCGCGAGGGGGGAACGCTGTTCCTAGGCAATTCCGAGACCGTCAACGGCGCCGACGACCTGTTCGACCCGGTGGACAAGAAGTGGCGCATCTTCCGGCGCATCGGCATTACGCGTCCGGGGGAATTTGCCTTTCCACCCGTCACCACCGGGCGTCGCCAGCTTGCCGCAAACGAGGTCGAGCACGGCGGCACCGGCGGATCCGTGCGCAGCGTCCCGCGCGCCTCGTTGGCCCACGTCGCGCAGCGCACGCTCCTCGAACGCTTCACGCCCGCCGCCGTCGTGGTCGATTCGCAGCACCGGGTGGCCTACTTCCACGGCGACACCAGCCCGTACCTCTCGCAGCCCGCCGGTGAGCCGACGCGCGAGGTGCTGCAGATGGCCCGCGAGGGCGTCCGCGGGGCGTTGCGCATCGCGCTGCACAAGTCGATGGCGGAGCAGACGAGCTCCGAAGTGCGCGACGGCTACATCGAGACGACCAGCGGGCGCGTCCGCGTCGCCGTCACCGTGGCGCCGTTGGACGACAATTCGTTGCCCGGCTTCTTCCTCGTCAGCTTCGCGCAGTGGGTCGCGCCCCAAGCGCTGGTCGGGGCCAACGGCAACGGGAACGGCAGCGGCGCAGATGGTAACGGTGACGGCGAGCGCCAGCTGATGCTCGAACTGCATCGCGTGCGCGACGAACTGCAGAGCACGGTCGAGGAACTGCAGACCAGCAACGAGGAGTTGAAGGCCTCCAACGAGGAGGTGACGAGCGTCAACGAGGAACTGCAGTCGACCAACGAGGAACTGGAGACGAGCAAGGAAGAGCTCCAGTCGATGAACGAGGAGCTGACGACCGTCAACGCCCAGCTGCAGGCGAAGATGGAGGAGCTGGAGGCCACGACCAACGACCTCAGCAGCCTGTTGAGCAGCACGGACATCGCGGTGGTCTTCCTCGACACGCGCTTCCGCATCCGCCGGTTCACGCCGATCGTGCGCGACCTGTTCGAGTTGATCCCATCGGACATGGGGCGTCCGCTCAGCGACCTGTCCCCGAAGTTCTCCGATCCTGACCTGCTGCGCGATGCCGAGGCGGTGCTTGCGCGACTGGTGCCGATCGAGCGCGAGGTGCAGAGCACGAGCGGCCAGTGGTACATGCGCCGCGTGCTGCCGTACCGCACGACCGACAATCGGATCGAGGGCGTCGTGGTGACGTTCGTGGACATCACCCGTCGCCGGGAGGCCGAACAGCGGCAGCGGGAGGGGGAGGAACGGTACCGCCTGATCGTGCAGAGCGTGAAGGAGTACGCGATCTTCCTGATGGACCCGGATGGCCGCATCACGATGTGGAGCGCCGGCGCCGAGCACGTGCTGGGCTTCACGGAAGCCGAAGCGATGGGCCAAGCCGGGGCGTTCATCTTCACGCCCGAGGACCGCGCCGCCGGCGCGCCCAAGGACGAGCTCGCTGGGGCCGCATTGCATGGGCAATCGCTCGATGAGCGATGGCACCTGCGCAAGGGTGGCGAGCGCTTCTGGGGCAGCGGGGCGGTGACGGCGCTGTACAACGACCGCCGCGAGTTGACCGGCTTCGTGAAGGTGATGCGCGACAACACCGACCGCAAGCGGGCCGAGCAGACGCTACAGCAGGCCCACGCCACCGCCGAGGCGGCCAACGAGGCCAAGGATCAGTTCCTGGCCACCGCGTCGCACGAGCTGCGCACGCCGCTGAGCGCGATCCTGCTTTGGACGCAGATGATCAAGAATGGCACGATCACGCCCGAGTCGTTCCAGGAGGGCATCGCGGCCATCGAGCACAGCGCGCTGGCGCAGAAGCAGTTGATCGACGATCTGCTCGACACGTCGCGCATCTCGTCGGGCAAGCTGCGGCTAAACATACGCCCGACCGACTTGGCCAGCGTGGCGCGCCTGGCCGTGGAAGCCATCCGCCCGAGCGCGGCGGCGTCGGGCGTGACGGTGAACCTGTCGGTGCCGGACGACGCCGGGTTCGTGCTGGCCGACCCGGACCGGTTGCAGCAGGTCATCTGGAACGTGCTGACCAACGCGGTGAAGTTCACACCGCAAGGCGGGCGGGTCGACGTGCGACTGCACACGGGCGATCGCGCGCACGAGATCCGCGTGACCGACACCGGCCGTGGAATTGAGCCCGAATTTCTGCCGAAGGTCTTCAACCGCTTCCAGCAGGCCGACGCCGTCCATACCCGCTCGCAGGGTGGCCTCGGCCTGGGCCTGGCGATCACGAAGCAGCTCGTCGAACTGCACGGCGGCACGATTCGCGCCGAGAGCGCGGGCCTCGGCAAGGGCGCGACGTTCATCATCGAACTGACGCTGTCCCAAATGCCGCGCGACAGGGCCCCCAAGGCGCCACCCAAGCCCGCCCCAAAGGCCAAGACCAAGGGCAAGGCGAGCGACGTCGTGTCCAAGGCCGACAAGCGGCAACCGTTGAACGGGACGAAGGTGTTGCTGGTCGAGGACAACCCCGACTCGTCGGCAGCCCTGATCACGCTGCTGACCGCCGCCGGCGCCACGGTGCGCGCCACCCATTCCGCCACCGCCGCGATGCAGGCGCTGGCCGAGGCGCTGCCGGACGTGATCGTCAGCGACATCGCGATGCCCGGCGTCGACGGCTACGCCTTCATGCGCCAGGTCCGCACCGACGAGGCCCACCAGCGCCGCCCGCAGATCCCCGCGATCGCGCTGTCGGCCTTCTCGCGCGAGGTCGACCAGGTGCGCGCCAAAGACGCCGGCTTCCAACGGCACGTGTCCAAGCCGGTCGACACGAACCAGCTGATCTCCACGCTCGTGGAATTGGTTGGGGTGCGTTGA
- a CDS encoding alpha-1,4-glucan--maltose-1-phosphate maltosyltransferase, with protein MIETAATPSERAGNAAATRAGASQVQAPAAGRSRVIVENIVPLVDGGRFPVKRSVGELVRVEADAFVDGHDKIGVAIRHRSGNASEWREAEMAPLVNDRWAGEFPVHAVGWHEFTVVAWVDRFATWRYDLQKRVGAGQNVSVDLLIGAELVEEAARATEGDVSRSLSEFGRFLRSDSRGEATEIALGPSLQTLMRQHGPRLFVTEYPTPVKMWVDRTRARFSSWYEFFPRSASAEPGKHGTLRDVAGRMDYVAKMGFDVVYLPPIHPIGRAFRKGRNNSPVAEPGDVGSPWAIGGPEGGHDAIHPQLGTIGDFDHLIASANDRGIEIALDLAFQCSPDHPYVKEHPQWFRHRPDGTIQYAENPPKKYQDIYPFDFECDDWQNLWNELLRVTMHWVQHGVRIFRVDNPHTKPFPFWEWLIAEVKRREPAVLFLAEAFTRPKVMYRLAKLGFTQSYTYFAWRNDPWSIKQYYTELTAAPVVDFFRPNAWPNTPDILNEYLQTDARSAYVVRAVLAATLCANYGIYGPTFELMDGRPVRHGSEEYLDSEKYQIRQWDLDNPHSLTDLLGRLNRIRKSNPALQTDRGLMFHKCDNESVVVFSKTLGDNVILVAANTDPYHTQWANLDLNLAAMGLTADQPFQVHDLLTDARYRWQGHHAVVGLDPGTTPVHVFAVRRRSRTEHDFEYFV; from the coding sequence ATGATTGAGACGGCTGCAACCCCATCGGAACGCGCGGGCAACGCCGCGGCCACGCGGGCCGGCGCATCGCAGGTCCAGGCGCCAGCCGCGGGGCGATCGCGCGTGATCGTCGAGAACATCGTGCCGCTCGTGGACGGCGGGCGGTTTCCGGTCAAACGATCGGTCGGTGAACTCGTGCGCGTGGAGGCCGACGCGTTCGTCGACGGTCACGACAAGATCGGCGTCGCCATCCGCCATCGCTCGGGCAACGCCAGCGAATGGCGCGAGGCGGAGATGGCCCCGCTGGTGAACGACCGCTGGGCCGGTGAGTTTCCGGTGCACGCGGTGGGCTGGCACGAATTTACCGTCGTCGCGTGGGTCGACCGGTTCGCCACGTGGCGCTACGACCTGCAGAAGCGCGTGGGGGCGGGGCAGAACGTCAGCGTCGACCTGCTGATCGGCGCCGAACTGGTTGAAGAGGCCGCCCGGGCGACGGAAGGCGACGTATCACGATCGCTTAGCGAGTTTGGGCGCTTCCTGCGGTCCGATTCGCGTGGTGAGGCGACGGAGATCGCGCTGGGGCCGTCGCTGCAAACGCTGATGCGCCAGCACGGGCCACGGCTGTTCGTCACGGAATATCCGACGCCGGTGAAGATGTGGGTCGACCGCACGCGGGCCCGGTTCAGTTCGTGGTACGAGTTTTTCCCACGATCAGCGTCGGCCGAGCCGGGCAAGCACGGCACGCTGCGCGACGTGGCGGGGCGGATGGATTACGTCGCCAAAATGGGCTTCGACGTCGTCTACCTGCCGCCGATCCACCCCATCGGTCGCGCGTTCCGCAAGGGCCGCAACAACTCACCCGTGGCCGAGCCCGGCGACGTCGGCAGCCCTTGGGCGATCGGCGGACCGGAAGGCGGCCACGACGCGATCCACCCGCAGCTTGGCACGATCGGCGACTTCGACCATCTGATCGCCAGTGCCAATGACCGCGGGATTGAAATCGCGCTGGATCTGGCGTTTCAGTGCTCGCCGGACCACCCGTACGTGAAGGAGCATCCGCAATGGTTCCGCCATCGGCCAGATGGCACGATCCAGTACGCCGAGAACCCACCGAAGAAGTATCAGGACATTTACCCGTTCGACTTCGAGTGCGACGACTGGCAGAACCTGTGGAACGAGCTGCTGCGCGTAACGATGCACTGGGTGCAGCATGGCGTGCGCATCTTCCGCGTCGACAACCCGCACACGAAGCCCTTCCCCTTCTGGGAATGGCTGATCGCCGAGGTGAAGCGGCGCGAGCCGGCGGTGCTATTTCTGGCTGAGGCGTTCACGCGGCCAAAGGTGATGTACCGGCTGGCGAAGCTGGGGTTCACGCAGTCGTACACCTACTTCGCGTGGCGCAACGACCCTTGGAGCATCAAGCAGTACTACACCGAACTGACGGCCGCCCCGGTGGTGGACTTCTTCCGCCCCAACGCGTGGCCGAACACGCCGGACATTTTAAACGAGTACCTGCAGACGGATGCCCGATCAGCGTACGTGGTACGTGCCGTGCTGGCCGCCACATTGTGCGCCAACTACGGCATCTACGGACCGACGTTCGAACTGATGGACGGCCGACCGGTGCGGCACGGCAGCGAGGAGTATCTGGATTCGGAGAAATACCAGATCCGCCAGTGGGACCTCGACAATCCGCACTCGCTGACCGATTTGCTTGGCCGGCTGAATCGTATTCGCAAGAGCAATCCCGCGCTGCAAACCGACCGCGGCCTGATGTTCCACAAGTGCGACAACGAGTCGGTGGTCGTGTTCAGCAAAACGCTCGGCGACAACGTGATTCTGGTGGCGGCCAATACCGACCCATACCACACGCAGTGGGCCAATCTGGACCTGAACTTGGCGGCCATGGGTTTGACGGCCGACCAGCCGTTCCAGGTGCACGATCTGCTGACCGATGCGCGGTACCGCTGGCAGGGGCATCACGCGGTGGTGGGGCTGGACCCCGGCACCACGCCCGTCCACGTCTTCGCGGTGCGACGGCGGTCGCGAACGGAACATGATTTTGAGTACTTCGTCTGA
- the treS gene encoding maltose alpha-D-glucosyltransferase, with protein MPPTTLVPVAPPVTVRDDAFPDDPMWYRNAVIYQMHVRSFADSNGDGIGDFNGLISKLDYLEQLGITAIWLLPFYPSPLKDDGYDIADYTSVNPSYGTIDEVRRFIAEAHRRQIRVITELVINHTSDQHAWFQRARKAPKGSPERDFYVWSDSPEKYSGVRIIFKDFEPSNWTFDHQAGQYYWHRFFHHQPDLNFDNIAVHEAVLKVCDFWMAAGVDGVRLDAVPYLYEREGTSCENLPETHDFLKKLRTHVDTNWPGRMLLAEANQWPEDAIAYFGQGEGDECHMNFHFPLMPRLFMSLRMEDRYPIIDILEQTPPIPKTSQWAMFLRNHDELTLEMVTDEERDYMWRVYASDPAARINMGIRRRLAPLLDNSRRKIELMNALLFSMPGTPVIYYGDEVGMGDNIFLGDRNGVRTPMQWSPDRNAGFSRANPQRLFLPIIIDPEYHYESINVEAQSSNPSSLMWWMKRLIALRKRNPVLGHGEIKFLSPANPKVLAFLRTDGESQVLVIANLSRFAQPVELDLPEYIGATPVEMFGNVRFPTIAGEGKYTLSVGPHGFFWFTIEPAVTVTATAQPVLADVRVQAMGEILMQGAAFARMLELQLPRLLPTRRWFVSKARSVRGARVAAQLPVRPTEGSSAASNQQRYLFVVDVEFTEGEAETYAVPLSATPAKTWHSTPAGEAGVLLRVTDAAGDRWIIQDGMTDPDFARLLLQAAVQGQTIDGPGVRLVGRPIGAGAARLDLATLEPKMPDREQSNTNVVFDDQLILKLYRRLGDGVNPELEIGEHLTAKAAFANTAALAGAIEITGHGAPRTLAVVLTYVPNEGDAWGTFLDFGQRYFEGLEALPAEQFDALCLPGDAGCASDVDAPPADVVSLIAEPLELARLLGQRTAEMHAAMAVESGDAAFQPEPYSPVYQRGLLQSMRNTTRTAMTTISQRLASLPPEAAEAAKAVMAREADILNMFRELTGRPIRAPRIRTHGDYHLGQVLWTGKDFVIIDFEGEPLRPVGERRLKRSSMRDVAGMVRSFDYAAWTSLRRHWELLPPDGRVAARDRDVRGAVLWGAWLSREFVRAYAARLREVRPDLLPPSLADAELVLRSWVLEKALYEIRYELNSRPDWVDIPLRAVATLLNETHAAVPEGALAAKPEDVAPTEGPA; from the coding sequence ATGCCCCCCACGACACTCGTTCCCGTTGCGCCCCCCGTTACCGTGCGCGATGACGCGTTCCCGGATGACCCCATGTGGTACCGCAACGCCGTCATCTACCAGATGCACGTGCGCTCGTTCGCCGACAGCAACGGCGACGGCATCGGCGACTTCAACGGGTTGATCTCGAAGCTCGATTACCTCGAACAGCTCGGTATCACCGCGATTTGGCTGCTGCCGTTCTACCCCAGCCCGTTGAAGGACGACGGTTACGACATCGCCGACTACACGAGCGTGAACCCCTCGTACGGCACCATCGACGAGGTCCGCCGGTTCATCGCCGAGGCGCACCGCCGGCAGATTCGGGTGATTACGGAACTGGTCATCAACCACACGTCTGACCAGCACGCGTGGTTCCAGCGCGCCCGAAAGGCGCCCAAGGGCAGTCCCGAGCGCGACTTCTACGTCTGGAGCGATTCGCCGGAAAAGTACAGCGGCGTGCGGATCATCTTTAAGGACTTCGAACCCAGCAACTGGACCTTCGACCATCAGGCCGGCCAGTACTACTGGCACCGCTTCTTCCACCACCAGCCCGACCTGAACTTCGACAACATCGCGGTGCACGAGGCCGTGCTGAAGGTGTGCGACTTCTGGATGGCCGCCGGTGTGGATGGCGTGCGACTGGACGCGGTGCCGTACCTGTACGAGCGCGAGGGCACGAGCTGCGAGAACCTGCCCGAGACGCACGATTTCCTCAAAAAACTGCGTACGCACGTCGACACGAACTGGCCCGGCCGCATGTTGCTGGCCGAGGCCAACCAGTGGCCGGAGGACGCGATCGCCTACTTCGGGCAAGGCGAGGGCGACGAGTGCCACATGAACTTCCACTTCCCCCTGATGCCGCGGCTGTTCATGTCGCTGCGCATGGAGGACCGCTATCCGATCATCGACATCCTCGAGCAGACGCCACCCATCCCCAAGACCTCGCAGTGGGCGATGTTTTTGCGCAACCACGATGAACTGACGCTGGAAATGGTGACCGATGAGGAGCGCGACTACATGTGGCGCGTCTACGCCAGCGACCCCGCCGCCCGTATCAACATGGGCATCCGCCGCCGCCTGGCGCCACTGCTGGACAACAGCCGGCGGAAGATCGAACTGATGAACGCGCTATTGTTTTCCATGCCCGGCACGCCCGTCATCTACTACGGTGACGAGGTGGGCATGGGGGACAACATCTTCCTGGGCGATCGCAACGGTGTGCGCACGCCGATGCAGTGGAGCCCCGACCGCAACGCCGGCTTCAGCCGCGCCAACCCGCAGCGGCTGTTCCTGCCGATCATCATCGATCCGGAATACCATTACGAATCGATCAACGTCGAAGCGCAGAGCAGCAACCCCTCGTCGCTAATGTGGTGGATGAAGCGCCTCATCGCGCTGCGCAAGCGCAACCCCGTCCTCGGCCATGGCGAGATCAAATTCCTGTCGCCGGCCAACCCGAAGGTGCTGGCGTTCCTGCGGACCGATGGCGAATCGCAGGTGCTGGTGATCGCCAACCTGTCGCGCTTCGCGCAACCGGTCGAGCTGGATTTGCCCGAATACATCGGCGCGACGCCGGTCGAGATGTTCGGCAACGTGCGCTTCCCCACCATCGCGGGCGAGGGCAAGTACACGCTGTCGGTCGGCCCGCACGGGTTCTTCTGGTTCACGATCGAACCGGCCGTCACCGTCACCGCGACGGCGCAGCCTGTGCTGGCCGACGTGCGCGTGCAGGCGATGGGCGAGATCCTGATGCAAGGCGCGGCGTTCGCCCGCATGCTCGAACTGCAGTTGCCACGCCTGCTGCCGACGCGGCGATGGTTCGTGTCGAAGGCGCGCAGCGTGCGCGGCGCACGCGTCGCGGCACAGCTTCCGGTGCGCCCGACAGAAGGTTCTTCCGCAGCGTCGAACCAGCAGCGATATCTGTTTGTGGTGGATGTCGAGTTCACCGAGGGGGAAGCCGAGACGTACGCCGTGCCGTTGTCGGCGACGCCCGCGAAGACGTGGCATAGCACACCGGCGGGCGAGGCGGGCGTGCTGCTTCGCGTCACCGACGCCGCGGGCGATCGCTGGATCATTCAGGACGGCATGACCGACCCCGATTTTGCCCGCCTGCTGCTGCAAGCCGCGGTGCAGGGGCAAACCATCGACGGGCCGGGCGTACGCCTGGTTGGCCGGCCGATCGGCGCCGGTGCGGCAAGGCTGGATTTGGCGACGCTGGAACCGAAGATGCCCGACCGCGAACAGAGCAATACGAACGTCGTCTTCGACGATCAGCTCATCCTGAAGCTCTACCGCCGGCTGGGCGACGGTGTGAACCCGGAACTGGAGATCGGCGAACACCTCACCGCCAAGGCGGCCTTTGCCAACACCGCGGCGCTGGCGGGCGCGATCGAGATCACCGGTCACGGCGCGCCGCGTACGCTGGCGGTCGTGCTGACGTACGTGCCGAACGAGGGGGACGCCTGGGGCACGTTCCTGGACTTTGGCCAGCGGTACTTTGAGGGACTGGAAGCGCTGCCGGCCGAGCAGTTCGACGCGCTTTGCCTGCCGGGCGATGCTGGATGCGCCAGCGATGTGGACGCGCCGCCCGCCGACGTCGTCTCGCTGATCGCCGAGCCGTTGGAACTGGCGCGGTTGCTGGGCCAGCGCACCGCGGAAATGCATGCCGCGATGGCGGTGGAGTCGGGCGACGCGGCGTTCCAGCCGGAGCCGTACAGCCCCGTCTACCAGCGCGGTTTGCTGCAATCGATGCGCAACACGACGCGCACCGCGATGACCACGATCTCCCAGCGCCTCGCCTCGCTTCCACCCGAGGCCGCCGAGGCTGCCAAGGCAGTGATGGCGCGCGAGGCGGACATCCTGAACATGTTCCGCGAGCTCACCGGCCGACCGATCCGCGCGCCGCGCATCCGCACGCATGGCGACTACCACCTCGGGCAGGTGCTCTGGACGGGCAAGGACTTCGTCATCATCGACTTCGAAGGTGAACCGCTGCGCCCGGTTGGCGAACGGCGGTTGAAGCGGTCGTCGATGCGCGACGTCGCCGGCATGGTCCGCAGCTTCGACTACGCCGCCTGGACATCGCTGCGTCGGCACTGGGAACTGCTGCCACCGGATGGCCGTGTTGCGGCGCGCGATCGCGACGTGCGTGGCGCGGTGCTGTGGGGCGCGTGGCTCAGCCGCGAGTTCGTGCGTGCGTACGCCGCGCGATTGCGCGAGGTGCGGCCCGACCTGCTGCCACCGAGCCTGGCGGACGCGGAACTGGTGCTGCGGTCGTGGGTGTTGGAGAAGGCGCTGTATGAGATCCGGTACGAGTTGAACTCACGGCCAGACTGGGTCGACATCCCGCTGCGCGCCGTGGCGACGCTGTTGAACGAAACCCACGCCGCCGTGCCGGAAGGCGCACTGGCGGCGAAGCCGGAGGACGTGGCGCCAACGGAAGGGCCGGCGTAG